The sequence AAGTCGGTGCATGAGCCCATGCAGACCGGCATCACCGCCATCGACGCGATGATCCCCATCGGTCGTGGCCAGCGCGAGCTGATCATTGGTGACCGCCAGACCGGCAAGACCGCCATCGCGATCGACACGATCATCAACCAGAAGGGCGAAGACGTTGTTTGCGTCTACGTCGCTGTGGGTCAGAAGGCTGCTTCTGTGGCCAACGTCGTGGAAGTGCTCCGTGAGAAGGGCGCCCTGGACTACACCGTGATCGTGGCTGCGAACGCCTCCGAGTCCGCCGCTCTGCAGTACCTGGCTCCCTACACCGGCGCTGCCATTGCTGAGTCCTTTATGTACAAGGGCAAGGCCACCCTGGTCATCTATGACGACCTGACCAAGCAGGCCCAGGCTTACCGCCAGATGTCCCTGCTGCTCCGTCGTCCCCCCGGTCGTGAGGCCTACCCCGGCGACGTCTTCTACTGCCACAGCCGTCTGCTTGAGCGCGCCGCCAAGCTGAGCGACGCCATGGGCAAGGGCTCCATGACCGCCCTGCCGATCATCGAAACCCAGGCCGGTGACGTCTCGGCCTACATCCCGACCAACGTGATCTCGATCACGGACGGTCAGGTGTTCCTGAGCTCCGACCTGTTCAACTCCGGTCTCCGCCCCGCCATCAACGTGGGTATCTCCGTGAGCCGGGTGGGCGGTGCTGCCCAGACCAAGGCCATCAAGAAGATCGCCGGTACCCTCAAGCTCGAGCTGGCTCAGTTCGACGAACTGGCGGCCTTCTCCCAGTTCGCTTCTGACCTGGACGCGGCTACCCAGCAGCAGCTGGCCCGTGGTAAGCGTCTCCGCGAGATCCTGAAGCAGCCCCAGTTCAGCCCCCTGATCCTGGCCGAGCAGGTCGCTGTCGTTTACGCCGGCGTTAAGGGTCTGATCGACGAAGTTCCCGTCGAGTCCGTTGTTCAGTTCTGCCGCGAACTCCGCGAGTATCTGAAGAGCAACAAGCCCGAGTTCATCACCAAGATCCAGACCGAGAAGCAGCTCAGCGAAGACGCTGAGGCCATGCTCAAGGATGCCATCAACGAAGTGAAGTCTTCGATGCTGGCTGCGGCCTGATCCCTGACGGTTAATCCGGAGAGTCCAAATCCATGGCCAACCTGAAGGAGATCCGCGACAGGATCAGTTCCGTTAAAAACACCCGGAAGATCACCGAGGCCATGCGTCTCGTGGCAGCTGCCAAGGTCCGCCGGGCCCAGGAACAGGTTCTGCGCAGCCGTCCGTTCGCTGACCGACTTGCACGCGTTCTGGAGAACCTCCAGACCCGTATGCAGTTCGAGACTGCCGATGCGCCGCTGCTCGAGAACCGTGACGTCCGCACCATCACCCTGCTTGCCGTCACCGGCGACCGGGGCCTGTGCGGTGGCTACAACGCCAACATCATCAAGCGCACGGAACAGCGTCACGCTGAGCTGAAGTCTCAGGGCTATGACGTGGATCTGGTGTTGATCGGCCGTAAGGTCGCCACCTACTTCCAGAACCGCGCCAGCCAGTACACCATTCGCGCCACCTTCATGGGGCTCGAACAGGTGCCCAACGCGTCTGAAGCCGGCAAGATCGCCGACGAGGTGCTCGCTGAGTTCCTCTCTGGCACCACCGATCGCGTCGAGATCATCTTCACCAAGTTCATCAACTTGGTGAGCTCCAAGCCTGTTTCCCAGACGTTGTTGCCCCTGGACCCCCAGGGCATCGCCAGCGCGGATGACGAGATTTTCCGTCTCACCACCCGTGATGGTCAGCTGGGTGTTGAAACCGGCAAGGTCAACAATGACCAGCCCTCGCTCCCCTCTGATCTGGTGTTCGAACAGAGCCCCGATCAGCTGCTGAACGCCCTGCTGCCTCTGTATCTGCAGAACCAGCTGCTTCGTTCCCTGCAGGAAGCGGCCGCCTCCGAGCTCGCCAGCCGGATGACCGCTATGAACAACGCCAGCGACAACGCCAAGGCCCTCGCGAAGTCCCTGACCCTGGACTACAACAAGGCGCGTCAGGCCGCCATTACCCAGGAGATCCTGGAAGTGGTTGGTGGCGCCGCCGCCATGTCCTGAGCTTTTTTGCTCTGTTGTCTCCCAAGCCCTCCCTTCGGGGAGGGCTTTTTTTGTGGCTGGAGTGCGGCATCGCAGGATGACTACAGCGCCTGCCTGTCATGACGCTTTCCTTGCAACCGCTGTTCCCGTTGGCCCTAGCCACAGCGCAGCTGCCCTTGGATCCCATGGATTCCGTCCTGTTGTTGCAGGACGCCTTGGCCTTGCGCGGGGAGGAGAGCGGTAACCCCAATCCAGGCTGTGCCTGGACCGGTGACATCAACGGTGTCTGGCAGGTGCACCAGCTCCCGGCCTTTGCGGCCATCACTGAGCTGGTGCGGCGGCATGCCTGGGAGTACCTGGCGCAGCTTGGTTTTCAGTGCGACCAGGTGGCCCTGCATATTCAGCGGGCCTGGCCGGTGGTCAGTGAACCCGGGCAGGTGGTTGGCCGGCACCACCACCCCAATGCCCACCTGAGCGCCATCGTCTATCTCAACGGTGATGGATCGGGACGGAGCGGTTGCTTGCGTCTTTACCCCGCCGGTCAGTGCAATGAGCTGGTGCCGGGCTTGGCGGTGGGCCATGGCGGCCCCCTCGACGGTGCGATCACCTGGAACGCACCCCATTTCGATTTGGCACCCAGGGCTGGATTGCTGGTGCTCTTCCCTGCCCAGGTCGACCACGCCGTGACGGCCAATGAGGACGACGATGACCTCAGGGTGTCCTTGGCCTTTGATCTGGCCCTCAGCGCTCCCCTCTGCGATCAGCCAGGGGCGGCCCCCCCTGAATACCTGGCCCCCCATCCGCAGCAGTGGAGTCCGCTGAGCGAGCCGTGATCCTGGACAATGGGGACCTTCTGGACTGAGCAGCTCCATCCATGGGCGAGACCTACACCGTTGTCTGTGAACTCAACGGCGCTAGCCATAGCTTCAGCTGCGCCGCCGATCAGACCGTTCTCGCTGCTGCTGAAGCTGCCGGCGTGCCTGTCCCCAGCTCCTGCTGCTCCGGTGTCTGCACGACCTGTGCGGCCGTCGTCAAAGAGGGTTCTGTGCATCAGCCCGACGCCATGGGCGTCAAGGCAGATCTGCAGGAACAGGGCTTCGCGCTGCTCTGTGTGGCCTTCCCCCGCAGCGACCTCAAGGTGGTCGCCGGCCAGGAGGATGCCCTCTACGAAGCGCAGTTCGGTCAGTACCAAAAGTGAGTCCAGGGCTCTCTGGTTTTCGCTCCCTGGCGCTCACGCTCGTCTGTGAACCTGGTCCGCTGTTGCCGCAGATCGAGGCCGCGTTGCGGACCCACGGCGTGCCTCTGCGCTGGGCGATTACCGAGGCGGCCTGCCGGCCCGATGGCGGGCGCCAGCTGACCCTCGAAGCGATGGTTTACCAGCCGGCCCTTCTCGTATGACCCGTCCTGGGGAGCCCTTGCCCACCTTGATGGTGGTGCCCACGGGCATTGGCTGTGAAGTGGGTGGCTACGCCGGTGATGCGGTGCCCGCGGCCCGGCTGTTGGCGGCCGCCAGTGGCTGTCTGATCACCCATCCCAACGTGATGAATGGGGCCTCGCTCTACTGGAGCGACCCGCGCATTCACTACGTCGAGGGATCCAGCCTGGATCGCTTTGCCTCGGGTGAACTGGCGCTTGAACCGATTCGCAGCCAGCGTATCGGCCTGCTGCTGGATGCCGGGATTGAGGAGGAGCTGCGCCTCCGCCACCTGCAGGTCGCCGACGGTTGCCGCGCCAGTCTGGGTCTGAGCATCGGACCTGTCGAAATCACCTCCGCCCCGATCGGGGTGAGCCTGAGCCAAGGGGAGAGCGGGGCGAGCTGGGGACAACTGGAGCGCCCCGATGTCTTGCTGGAGGCCGGGGAACGCCTGCGGGATGCTTGCGCCACGGCCATCGCCGTGATTGCTCGCTTCCCTGATGACCCTGATAGCGACGCCCTGACGGCCTACCGCCAAGGGGGCGGCGTCGATGCCTTGGCTGGCGCTGAGGCGGTGATCAGCCACTGGCTCAGCCGTCAACTGAACCTGCCCTGCGCCCATGCCCCAGCCCTGAGCCCCCTGGAGATTGACCCCCAGTTGGACCCTCGGGCAGCGGGAGAAGAGCTCGGCTACACCTTCCTGCCCTGCGTCCTGGTGGGCCTGAGTCGGGCTCCGGCGCTCTGGCCTGCGGCCCAGGCCCCCGCGGGATCGATTCGCCCCGATCAGATTGGCGCCGTGGTAGCCCCGGCCGGTGCCCTGGGGGGTGCGGCGGTCTTGGCCTGCGCCGAGCAGGGTGTTCCGGTGATCGCGGTGGAGAACCCTTGTGTCCTCTCGGTGACGGCCGAGGCCCTGGGGATCGAGGTGCTCCGGGCCTCCAGCTATAGCGAGGCGGCTGGTTTGCTGCTGGCCCTGCGGGAGGGGATCAACCCCCAGGCCCTGCAGCGTCCGCTGGGGCGGCTCGGCTGATGGCCGGCTTTGGCCAGCCGGCTGAGCCCTGTCCCTGCGGCGGGGAGCGCTACGCCAACTGTTGTGAGCCGTTCCATCTAGGCAAGGCACGTCCGGTGAGCGCGGAACAGTTGATGCGCTCGCGCTACAGCGCCTATAGCCGGGGCCTGATCGACTACCTGATTGAGACCCATCCCTCGGAGCTGCCCCAGGCCCAGCGGCGTCAGGCGCTGAAGGCAAGCAACCGCGGGGTGCGTTGGACTCGGCTCCGCATTACTGCCACCGAGGCTGGAGAGGCGGGCGACCTCACTGGCACGGTGACCTTTGAGGCCCACTACCGCCAGGTCGGGCACACCAATGTGCTGAGGGAGTGCTCCCGTTTCGGCCGCCAGGGCGAGGTGCTCGAGGGCCGTTGGCTCTACCTGGACGCTGAGGCTTGATTGACACAACGGTCAAACCACTCTGTATCGCAGACCCTGATCGGCAGAGGCAAAAGAAAAGCCCCCGTCGTTGAACGGGGGCCGTCTGCTCTTCGGTGCCCCTCCCGGGGGCTGCAGATACTCTCCGGCCCTACTTGACGATCGCCATAGCCCCATTTGGGGGCAATTCAGTCCAAGTCGACCTCAAGACTCCAGTGGCACTGAGGCTGATCAGCTCTGGTTATTGATGTGATCGCTAGAGGCGATCACCAAAAGGGTTCCCTTCTGATGGGCACCACTCATAAC is a genomic window of Synechococcus sp. A10-1-5-1 containing:
- the atpA gene encoding F0F1 ATP synthase subunit alpha yields the protein MVSIRPDEISAILKQQIADYDKSVSVSNVGTVLQVGDGIARVYGLEQVMAGELIQFEDGTEGIALNLEDDNVGAVLMGEGRGIQEGSTVKATGKIASVPVGDALLGRVVNPLGQAIDGKGDIPTSETRLIESMAPGIIQRKSVHEPMQTGITAIDAMIPIGRGQRELIIGDRQTGKTAIAIDTIINQKGEDVVCVYVAVGQKAASVANVVEVLREKGALDYTVIVAANASESAALQYLAPYTGAAIAESFMYKGKATLVIYDDLTKQAQAYRQMSLLLRRPPGREAYPGDVFYCHSRLLERAAKLSDAMGKGSMTALPIIETQAGDVSAYIPTNVISITDGQVFLSSDLFNSGLRPAINVGISVSRVGGAAQTKAIKKIAGTLKLELAQFDELAAFSQFASDLDAATQQQLARGKRLREILKQPQFSPLILAEQVAVVYAGVKGLIDEVPVESVVQFCRELREYLKSNKPEFITKIQTEKQLSEDAEAMLKDAINEVKSSMLAAA
- a CDS encoding F0F1 ATP synthase subunit gamma, whose amino-acid sequence is MANLKEIRDRISSVKNTRKITEAMRLVAAAKVRRAQEQVLRSRPFADRLARVLENLQTRMQFETADAPLLENRDVRTITLLAVTGDRGLCGGYNANIIKRTEQRHAELKSQGYDVDLVLIGRKVATYFQNRASQYTIRATFMGLEQVPNASEAGKIADEVLAEFLSGTTDRVEIIFTKFINLVSSKPVSQTLLPLDPQGIASADDEIFRLTTRDGQLGVETGKVNNDQPSLPSDLVFEQSPDQLLNALLPLYLQNQLLRSLQEAAASELASRMTAMNNASDNAKALAKSLTLDYNKARQAAITQEILEVVGGAAAMS
- a CDS encoding putative 2OG-Fe(II) oxygenase, which translates into the protein MTLSLQPLFPLALATAQLPLDPMDSVLLLQDALALRGEESGNPNPGCAWTGDINGVWQVHQLPAFAAITELVRRHAWEYLAQLGFQCDQVALHIQRAWPVVSEPGQVVGRHHHPNAHLSAIVYLNGDGSGRSGCLRLYPAGQCNELVPGLAVGHGGPLDGAITWNAPHFDLAPRAGLLVLFPAQVDHAVTANEDDDDLRVSLAFDLALSAPLCDQPGAAPPEYLAPHPQQWSPLSEP
- a CDS encoding 2Fe-2S iron-sulfur cluster-binding protein; the encoded protein is MGETYTVVCELNGASHSFSCAADQTVLAAAEAAGVPVPSSCCSGVCTTCAAVVKEGSVHQPDAMGVKADLQEQGFALLCVAFPRSDLKVVAGQEDALYEAQFGQYQK
- a CDS encoding DUF3326 domain-containing protein, encoding MTRPGEPLPTLMVVPTGIGCEVGGYAGDAVPAARLLAAASGCLITHPNVMNGASLYWSDPRIHYVEGSSLDRFASGELALEPIRSQRIGLLLDAGIEEELRLRHLQVADGCRASLGLSIGPVEITSAPIGVSLSQGESGASWGQLERPDVLLEAGERLRDACATAIAVIARFPDDPDSDALTAYRQGGGVDALAGAEAVISHWLSRQLNLPCAHAPALSPLEIDPQLDPRAAGEELGYTFLPCVLVGLSRAPALWPAAQAPAGSIRPDQIGAVVAPAGALGGAAVLACAEQGVPVIAVENPCVLSVTAEALGIEVLRASSYSEAAGLLLALREGINPQALQRPLGRLG
- a CDS encoding YchJ family protein; translation: MAGFGQPAEPCPCGGERYANCCEPFHLGKARPVSAEQLMRSRYSAYSRGLIDYLIETHPSELPQAQRRQALKASNRGVRWTRLRITATEAGEAGDLTGTVTFEAHYRQVGHTNVLRECSRFGRQGEVLEGRWLYLDAEA